Proteins from one Agelaius phoeniceus isolate bAgePho1 chromosome 10, bAgePho1.hap1, whole genome shotgun sequence genomic window:
- the MAP6D1 gene encoding MAP6 domain-containing protein 1: protein MAWPCISRVCCLARFWSQLDKSDLSVPLTIHNYSDIEEQEDGPPPRGGPPPRGSARPPAPVRRPRDPAAGKPSGRRKSRAAAAEEPFAAETQYRRDFRAWPLPRRDDFPWVSASSGGGGGGRDGAAPQPAPGRAACALPGSGGRPAIDGPEQLRPRSQADGGHTTSYRQEYRPWTGAKPSKPIKSKQGFIIPEDHFVQETSYKADFKIPEVKTRFSPNPSAVFQAPSRILNV, encoded by the exons ATGGCCTGGCCCTGCATCAGCCGGGTGTGCTGCTTGGCCCGCTTCTGGAGCCAGCTGGACAAGTCCGACCTCTCCGTGCCGCTCACCATCCACAACTACTCGGACATCGAGGAGCAGGAGGACGGGCCCCCTCCGCGCGGCGGGCCCCCTCCGCGGGGCAGcgctcgcccgcccgccccggtGCGCCGCCCTCGGGACCCCGCCGCCGGGAAGCCGAGCGGCCGCAGGAAGAGCCGGGCGGCCGCCGCCGAAGAGCCCTTCGCGGCAGAGACCCAGTACCGGCGGGACTTCAGAGCGTGGCCCCTCCCGAGGAGGGACGACTTCCCCTGGGTCAGCGCCAgtagcggcggcggcggcggcgggagggacGGGGCCGCCCCCCAGCCCGCCCCGGGACGCGCCGCCTGCGCCCTGCCCGGCAGCGGCGGGAGACCGGCGATCGACGGCCCCGAGCAGCTCCGGCCGCGCTCGCAGGCGGACGGCGGCCACACCACCTCCTACAG ACAAGAGTATCGCCCATGGACTGGAGCAAAACCATCCAAGCCTATAAAGTCAAAACAAGGTTTCATTATCCCAGAAGACCATTTTGTTCAAGAGACAAGCTACAAGGCAGACTTTAAG ATCCCAGAGGTGAAGACCAGGTTCTCCCCCAACCCTTCTGCTGTTTTCCAGGCGCCATCACGGATCCTCAACGTGTGA
- the PARL gene encoding presenilin-associated rhomboid-like protein, mitochondrial, with protein sequence MSPGCPGSARAGANMAWRCWARAGGPRPHRLALLLLQPRRGFRRARPRPEEPPAAAAEARPGPPLPRRSLCPPSPTAAAGRPSPRRLVKPLLFAVGFTGSAFGSAAIWQYESLKSRVQTYFEEARADWMDKMRPQKRGDFRKQVNSWWNSLTEGQRTVTGIIAANVFVFCLWRLPGMRRFMFTYFTSNPSSRALCSPMLLSTFSHFSLFHMAANMYVLWSFSSSIVSLLGCEQFIAVYLSAGVISTFVSYVAKMATGRFEPSLGASGAIMTVLAAVCTKMPEAKLAIILLPMFTFTAGSALKAIIAFDTAGLVLGWRLFDHAAHLGGALFGMWYVTYGHELIWKNREPLVKAWHEMRTKNTGKGGGGRS encoded by the exons ATGTCGCCCGGTTGCCCCGGAAGCGCTCGGGCAGGCGCCAACATGGCGTGGCGGTGCTGGGCCCGCGCCGGGGGTCCGCGCCCGCACAG gctggcgctgctgctgctgcagccgcGGCGGGGTTTCCGCCGGGCGCGGCCGCGGCCCGAGGagcccccggcagccgccgccgaggcgcggcccggcccgccgctgCCCCGCCGCAGCCTCTGCCCGCCGTCAcccaccgccgccgccggccgccCCTCGCCGCGCCGCCTGGTGAAGCCGCTCCTGTTCGCCGTAGGG TTCACAGGCTCGGCCTTCGGCTCCGCCGCCATCTGGCAGTATGAGTCGCTCAAGTCGCGCGTCCAGACCTACTTTGAGGAGGCTCGAGCGGACTGGATGGATAAAATGCGGCCGCAGAAGAGAGGCGACTTCAGAAAGCAG GTTAACAGCTGGTGGAATAGCCTGACTGAGGGTCAGCGGACTGTGACAG GTATCATAGCTGCAAATGTCTTTGTGTTCTGTTTGTGGAGACTGCCTGGCATGCGACGGTTTATGTTTACATATTTCACCTCCAATCCATCCTCCA GAGCCCTGTGTTCTCCCATGCTGCTCTCTACGTTTAGTcacttctctctcttccacATGGCAGCAAATATGTATGTTCTATGGagcttttccagcagcattGTCTCTCTTCTGGGATGTGAGCAGTTCATTGCAGTGTATCTTTCTGCTG GGGTTATCTCCACTTTTGTCAGTTACGTCGCTAAAATGGCCACGGGAAGGTTTGAACCATCCCTTGGAGCT TCAGGAGCTATAATGACTGTCCTTGCAGCCGTGTGTACGAAGATGCCAGAGGCAAAACTGGCCATCATACTTCTTCCAATGTTCACATTTACAGCAGGAAGT GCTTTAAAAGCCATAATTGCATTTGACACTGCAGGGCTTGTTTTAGGCTGGAGACTTTTTGACCATGCTGCACACCTTGGGGGAGCTCTCTTTGGAAT GTGGTATGTGACTTATGGCCACGAGCTCATATGGAAGAACAGAGAGCCACTGGTGAAAGCTTGGCATGAAATGAGGACAAAGAACACAGGAAAGGGAGGAGGTGGAAGATCTTAA